From Streptomyces sp. NBC_01460, a single genomic window includes:
- a CDS encoding exonuclease SbcCD subunit D gives MRILHTSDWHLGRQLHRVSLLSEQRAFLEHLLGTVRQERVEAVAVAGDVFDRAIPPLDAIDLFNWVLGELADLQVPLVMISGNHDSPRRLGVNSRLIERAGIHLRTSVEDCGRPAVLHDEHGPVAFYGLPYLEPGLVHTHLGAEKPSHHAVLSAAMNKVRTDLAARPADTRSVVLAHAFVTGADTSDSERDITAGGVPSVSASVFTGVDYVALGHLHRCQQISQRVRYSGSPLAYSFSEADHPKATWLIDLGAGTDLTARKILCPVPRRLRQLTGMLNDLLTQPEHADYEDCWLHITLTDTDRPHMAMERLRERFPHTLKLSFSHPRDNDTQSYRSRVNGRSDHEITLGFLDHVTGVPATVPEQNLLQDGLESVRTAAAAREAS, from the coding sequence ATGCGGATCTTGCACACCTCGGACTGGCATCTCGGCCGTCAACTGCATCGGGTGTCCCTCCTCTCGGAGCAGCGCGCCTTCCTCGAACATCTGCTGGGCACGGTGCGCCAAGAGCGCGTCGAGGCGGTGGCCGTGGCGGGCGACGTGTTCGACCGTGCCATCCCCCCTCTGGACGCGATCGACCTGTTCAACTGGGTCCTGGGAGAACTGGCCGACCTGCAGGTTCCCCTGGTCATGATCAGCGGGAACCATGATTCACCGCGCCGGCTGGGCGTCAACTCGCGGCTGATCGAGCGCGCGGGAATCCACCTGCGTACCAGCGTGGAGGACTGTGGCCGCCCCGCAGTTCTGCACGACGAACACGGACCGGTCGCCTTCTACGGTCTGCCCTACCTCGAGCCCGGCCTCGTCCACACGCATCTCGGGGCCGAGAAGCCCAGCCATCACGCTGTGCTCAGCGCGGCGATGAACAAGGTCCGCACCGACCTTGCGGCCCGCCCGGCCGACACCCGCTCCGTCGTCCTGGCCCACGCCTTCGTGACCGGAGCCGACACCAGCGACAGCGAGCGTGACATCACCGCCGGCGGCGTCCCCTCGGTCAGCGCCTCCGTGTTCACCGGAGTCGACTACGTGGCACTGGGGCACCTGCACCGATGCCAGCAGATCAGCCAACGCGTCCGCTACAGCGGCTCCCCGCTGGCCTACTCCTTCTCCGAAGCCGACCACCCCAAAGCCACCTGGCTGATCGACCTGGGCGCCGGCACCGACCTGACGGCCCGCAAGATCCTGTGCCCCGTGCCCCGCCGCCTGCGCCAGCTGACCGGCATGCTGAACGACCTCCTCACCCAGCCCGAGCACGCCGACTACGAGGACTGCTGGCTGCACATCACGCTCACCGACACCGACCGGCCCCACATGGCCATGGAACGTCTGCGAGAGCGGTTCCCCCACACGTTGAAGCTGAGCTTCTCCCACCCGCGGGACAACGACACCCAGTCCTACCGCTCCCGCGTCAACGGCCGCAGCGACCACGAGATCACACTCGGGTTCCTCGACCACGTCACCGGCGTCCCCGCCACCGTCCCGGAGCAGAACCTGCTGCAAGACGGACTCGAAAGCGTCCGTACCGCAGCCGCCGCACGAGAGGCCAGCTGA
- a CDS encoding DUF6896 domain-containing protein: protein MERVGDARGLVLGFVGALNAVDEAMRAAIPSLERLADVLGLVRSRRISRSGQVGTYSYTVHGAGCRFASDNGTEVDVDFAAEGSEIFDLWRLRWYGLSLPEPLDVTDQDMRTAVRSLQPLLAEVRPGWFSVAS, encoded by the coding sequence ATGGAACGGGTTGGGGATGCACGGGGGCTCGTGCTTGGTTTCGTCGGCGCTCTGAACGCGGTTGACGAGGCCATGAGGGCGGCGATCCCCTCGCTTGAGCGACTCGCAGATGTCCTCGGCCTGGTCCGTTCGCGCCGGATCAGCCGGAGTGGGCAGGTCGGCACCTACTCATACACGGTTCATGGGGCAGGGTGCCGCTTCGCCAGCGACAACGGCACCGAGGTCGATGTCGACTTCGCAGCCGAGGGGAGCGAAATCTTCGACCTCTGGCGCCTGCGCTGGTACGGGCTGAGCTTGCCCGAGCCTCTTGACGTCACGGATCAGGACATGCGGACCGCTGTGCGGTCTCTGCAACCGCTTCTGGCCGAGGTGCGACCGGGGTGGTTCAGCGTCGCCAGCTGA
- a CDS encoding IS5 family transposase (programmed frameshift) has translation MRADLVPDGLWERVAPLLPPAPERRRRYPGRLRVPDRAALVGIMYVLRTGVAWRDVPAETVGCSGVTAGHRLRDWTEVGVWPRLHTALLAELRRAGLLDLDDCSVDGYHVRALKRGDHVGPSPVDRARPGSKHHLIVDRHGTPLAVTLTGGNRHDVTQLLPLLDAVPPIRGRRGRPRRKPRRLYADRGYDFDKYRLVLWKRGIKPLIARRGVAHGSGLGKVRWVVERSFASLHQVKRLRTRYERRADLHQGLLELACSLICLRRLRTPS, from the exons GTGCGTGCTGATCTTGTTCCTGACGGCCTGTGGGAGCGGGTGGCCCCGCTTCTGCCGCCCGCGCCTGAGAGGCGCCGTCGCTACCCTGGGCGGCTGCGTGTTCCTGACCGAGCGGCACTCGTCGGCATCATGTATGTGCTGCGGACTGGTGTCGCGTGGCGTGACGTCCCCGCCGAGACCGTGGGCTGCTCCGGGGTGACGGCCGGGCACCGGCTGCGGGACTGGACCGAGGTCGGCGTGTGGCCGCGCCTGCATACCGCCCTGCTGGCCGAGCTTCGCCGTGCCGGTCTGCTGGACCTGGACGACTGCTCCGTGGACGGGTATCACGTCCGGGCCCTCA AAAGGGGGGATCACGTCGGCCCCTCGCCCGTCGACCGCGCCCGTCCCGGCTCCAAGCACCACCTGATCGTCGACCGTCACGGAACCCCGCTCGCGGTCACGCTCACCGGCGGCAACCGGCACGACGTCACCCAGCTCTTGCCGCTGCTGGACGCCGTCCCGCCGATCCGGGGTCGGCGGGGACGTCCCCGCCGCAAGCCCCGGCGCCTGTATGCCGACCGGGGCTACGATTTCGACAAGTACCGCCTCGTGCTGTGGAAGCGGGGCATCAAGCCGTTGATCGCGCGACGCGGCGTCGCCCACGGTTCCGGACTGGGCAAGGTGCGCTGGGTAGTCGAGCGTTCCTTCGCCTCGCTGCACCAAGTCAAACGGCTCCGCACCCGCTACGAACGACGCGCCGATCTCCACCAGGGCCTGCTCGAACTGGCCTGCAGCCTCATATGCCTGCGCCGCCTGCGCACCCCGTCCTGA
- a CDS encoding SMC family ATPase, with the protein MYLHHLTVQAFGPFARTEAVDFDTLTSNGLFLLRGDTGAGKTSILDAVCFALYGTVPGIRPTHRLRSDHAPTDTRTHVILEFTAAGRRLRITRKPKQTYPSRRAKTGTATAEATVELHQWSDTDGVTGWEPVSANHQDTAREIEASLGLSKEQFCQVVLLPQGDFATFLRSDAKDRTVLLRRLFDTGRFQELQAWLTDRSKATKKDLDDVTATLQHLSERIHQEAGPLLHQDGTSTDEAALPDTQDPADLLPRAQHLRTLAVNAHTEAVADEERSDTEHQHAKTEHQHTHELAGRQTQHAQAQARRTALDDKAAHHPHLRDELDNGRRAEPLRPLLEAVKHTSRALDTATTAEDQARTQLPEEDRRTGIPQLQATLEQHHADRGRVEGLLPDEQRHAQLGAQITELGTEAEQAQADLEEAGQWLAAWPDLEAEHTSLLGDMTKAADQVPQHEQVIQTLNAHLKAARLRDTLTTELASAAQAETDRAAEALEARTRWLDLRERRLEGMAGELAAELIDGAPCSVCGSPDHPNRARLLPDQPTRQDEEKARALYEQADTLHTQAGGRRNELATQHAEAAGAAGPTPSDELKAQLKSAKAAHRAACDAAGALPAAQETLTHLRTEHDTRTQQRQQAQDRVTECLARIKTLAQQQSALADTLAAARGTATTLGERITELTRTAKILSGAIDAAQKAADATSRHHDATTTATTTAHDAGFLTLEEATAALKDPQFLDQWSQELDQWGKDDAVVTDLLKTPNLQEAGLQPPADLPAAAKALLEAEDRMKKTAATRQQAGHRVTALTDLISTLTARLNDLEPLQARHALVDRLAGIASATTTANTLSMELEAYVLAARLEEIAEAANIRLQAMTSERYLLQHTADKDQGRRGRLKSGLGLRILDTWTGTERETSTLSGGETFTASLALALGLADVVTQEASGRPLGTLFIDEGFGTLDEQNLQEVMDVLDQLRAGNRAVGIVSHVAELSRRIPSQLNVLKNRNGSTLRPLISTDL; encoded by the coding sequence ATGTACCTCCACCACCTGACCGTCCAGGCCTTCGGACCCTTCGCCCGCACAGAAGCCGTCGACTTCGACACCCTGACCAGCAACGGCCTGTTCCTCCTGCGCGGAGACACCGGCGCAGGCAAGACCAGCATCCTGGACGCCGTCTGCTTCGCCCTCTACGGCACCGTGCCCGGCATCCGCCCCACCCACCGCCTGCGCAGCGACCACGCCCCCACCGACACACGCACCCACGTCATCCTGGAGTTCACCGCCGCAGGCCGCCGCCTCAGGATCACACGAAAGCCCAAGCAGACCTACCCCAGCAGACGCGCCAAGACCGGCACCGCCACCGCCGAAGCCACCGTCGAACTCCACCAGTGGAGTGACACCGACGGCGTCACAGGGTGGGAGCCGGTCAGCGCTAACCACCAGGACACCGCCAGAGAGATCGAAGCATCCCTGGGGCTGTCCAAAGAACAGTTCTGCCAGGTCGTCCTCCTGCCACAAGGCGACTTCGCCACCTTCCTGCGGTCCGACGCCAAGGACCGCACCGTGCTGCTGCGCCGCCTCTTCGACACCGGACGCTTCCAGGAACTCCAGGCGTGGCTCACCGACCGGAGCAAAGCCACCAAGAAGGACCTCGACGACGTCACGGCCACCCTGCAGCACCTCAGCGAACGCATCCACCAGGAAGCCGGCCCCCTCCTCCACCAAGACGGCACCAGCACCGACGAGGCCGCCCTACCCGACACCCAGGACCCCGCCGACCTCCTGCCCCGGGCCCAGCACCTGCGCACCCTCGCCGTCAACGCCCACACCGAGGCGGTGGCCGACGAGGAACGCAGCGACACCGAACACCAGCACGCCAAGACCGAACACCAGCACACGCACGAACTCGCAGGCCGGCAGACCCAGCACGCCCAAGCCCAAGCGCGCCGTACAGCACTCGACGACAAGGCCGCCCACCACCCACACCTGCGCGACGAACTCGACAACGGCCGGCGCGCCGAACCGCTGCGCCCCCTCCTGGAGGCCGTGAAGCACACCTCACGTGCCCTGGACACGGCCACGACAGCCGAAGACCAGGCCCGCACCCAGCTGCCCGAAGAAGACCGTCGCACCGGCATTCCCCAGCTGCAGGCCACCCTGGAACAGCACCACGCCGACAGGGGCCGCGTCGAAGGGCTGCTGCCGGACGAGCAGCGCCACGCACAGCTCGGTGCCCAGATCACCGAGCTCGGCACCGAGGCAGAGCAGGCGCAAGCCGACCTCGAGGAAGCCGGGCAATGGCTGGCCGCATGGCCTGACCTGGAGGCCGAACACACCAGCCTCCTCGGCGACATGACCAAAGCCGCCGACCAGGTGCCGCAACACGAACAGGTCATCCAGACACTCAACGCCCACCTCAAAGCCGCACGCCTCCGCGACACGCTCACCACCGAACTCGCTTCGGCCGCACAAGCGGAAACCGATCGTGCCGCTGAAGCCCTCGAAGCCAGAACGCGGTGGCTCGACCTGCGTGAACGCCGCCTAGAGGGCATGGCCGGCGAGCTGGCCGCTGAACTCATCGACGGTGCGCCGTGCTCGGTCTGCGGCTCGCCCGACCACCCGAACCGGGCCCGACTCCTTCCCGACCAGCCCACACGTCAGGACGAGGAGAAGGCCCGCGCCCTTTACGAGCAGGCCGACACGCTGCACACTCAGGCCGGCGGTCGCCGCAACGAGCTCGCCACCCAGCATGCCGAAGCAGCCGGAGCAGCGGGCCCCACTCCCAGCGACGAGCTCAAGGCCCAGCTCAAATCGGCCAAGGCAGCCCACCGGGCCGCATGCGACGCCGCCGGCGCACTGCCCGCAGCCCAGGAAACCCTGACCCACCTCCGCACAGAGCACGACACCCGCACCCAGCAGCGCCAACAAGCCCAGGACCGCGTGACCGAATGCCTGGCACGCATCAAAACCCTGGCCCAGCAGCAGAGCGCTCTCGCCGACACCCTTGCCGCAGCACGCGGCACCGCCACCACCCTCGGCGAGCGCATCACCGAACTCACCCGCACCGCCAAAATCCTGTCCGGCGCGATCGACGCCGCCCAGAAGGCAGCCGACGCAACCTCCCGCCACCATGACGCTACGACCACCGCCACCACTACCGCCCACGACGCGGGGTTCCTGACTCTCGAGGAGGCAACCGCCGCCCTCAAGGACCCGCAGTTCCTGGACCAGTGGAGCCAGGAACTCGACCAGTGGGGCAAGGACGACGCCGTCGTCACCGACCTCCTGAAAACCCCGAACCTGCAGGAAGCCGGCCTCCAGCCCCCCGCCGACCTCCCAGCAGCCGCCAAAGCCCTGCTCGAGGCCGAAGATCGCATGAAGAAGACTGCGGCCACCCGCCAGCAGGCCGGCCACCGGGTCACCGCTCTGACCGATTTGATCTCCACCCTCACAGCCCGCCTCAACGACCTGGAACCCCTGCAAGCCCGCCACGCCCTAGTTGATCGCCTGGCCGGCATCGCCTCCGCCACCACCACCGCGAACACCCTCAGCATGGAACTCGAGGCCTACGTCCTGGCCGCCCGACTCGAAGAGATCGCCGAGGCAGCCAACATCCGGCTCCAGGCCATGACCTCGGAGCGCTACCTCCTCCAGCACACCGCCGACAAGGACCAAGGCCGACGCGGACGCCTCAAGTCCGGCCTGGGACTGAGAATCCTCGACACCTGGACCGGCACCGAACGCGAAACCTCCACCCTCTCCGGCGGCGAAACCTTCACCGCCTCCCTCGCCCTCGCCCTCGGCCTGGCCGACGTCGTCACCCAGGAAGCCAGCGGCCGCCCCCTGGGAACCCTCTTCATCGACGAAGGCTTCGGCACCCTCGACGAACAGAACCTGCAAGAAGTCATGGACGTCCTGGACCAACTACGCGCCGGGAACCGCGCGGTGGGCATCGTCAGCCACGTCGCCGAACTCAGCCGCCGAATCCCCAGCCAGCTCAACGTCCTGAAAAACCGCAACGGCTCCACCCTCCGCCCGCTCATCAGCACCGATCTGTAA
- a CDS encoding winged helix-turn-helix transcriptional regulator, protein MEASAPRPGVPVRGSESGLPVMAALDLLGRRWTMRILWELSQAPVGFRELQRRCERMSSSVLSTRIDELSGARLLTLDGEGYRLTELGQDLVEALSPLNAWSRRWAEETGSATAGGPE, encoded by the coding sequence ATGGAAGCCAGCGCGCCACGTCCGGGTGTGCCAGTACGGGGGTCGGAATCGGGCCTTCCGGTGATGGCCGCACTCGACCTGCTCGGCAGGCGTTGGACGATGCGGATCCTGTGGGAACTGAGTCAAGCTCCGGTCGGCTTCCGTGAATTGCAGCGCCGCTGCGAGCGCATGTCCTCCAGCGTGCTCAGTACCCGGATCGACGAACTGTCCGGCGCCCGCCTGCTCACTCTGGACGGCGAGGGCTACCGTCTCACCGAGCTCGGCCAGGACCTTGTCGAGGCACTGAGCCCGCTGAACGCCTGGAGCCGACGCTGGGCCGAGGAAACGGGATCGGCGACGGCAGGAGGGCCGGAATGA